From the Bacillus alveayuensis genome, the window AGGCAAATTTTCTTATTCTTGATGAGCCGACAAACCATCTTGATTTAGATAGTAAAGAGGTTCTTGAAAATGCACTTATCGATTATCCTGGTACGATTTTATTTGTCTCACACGACCGTTATTTTATAAACCGTATTGCAACAAAGGTATTCGAATTATCAAAGGATGGAATCACCGAATATTTAGGAGACTATGATTATTATGTCTCCAAAAAAGAAGAAATGGAAGAGTTACAAAAGCTTGAACAACAGAAAGAAACAATCATTACCACTACGAATGAGTTAGCTAAACAAGGAAAACTTTCTTATGAAAAAGAAAAAGAATTGAAGAAACGGGAACGACAACGGCAGCGCAAAATAGAAGAAATGGAAAAGGAAATTGCTAGATTAGAAGAGAAAATAGTAAAAAATGATGAATTACTTTGTGATCCAGTCATTTATCAAAACCATGAACGTGTTCAAGAAATTCATCATGAAAACGAAAAATTAAAAGAAAGAATTGATCAATTGATGGAAGAATGGGAAAACCTTATAGAGGAAGAGTAACCGGCGAATATGGCTACGCCGGTTTTTTTACTTATCCACAAGCAAAACCCTATATATTAAAAGGTACGAGGGTGATTATTCACAATATCCACATTTTTATGATTTTTATCCACATTATCCACAATGTAATTGTGTTGATTATTCCTGTAATGAACTTATTTATCCCCAAAACATTTTGAAAATGTGGATAAATGGTTGATAAGTTGTGATGATTAGTACCTTCAAAAAATAAAGGCTGTTTTCGTAAAAGTTGCTTTTCGACTGTCTATGACGTCGAAAAGCTATAGTAAAGCAACAATCCTTTAGAAACATAGCCAAAATAAAAATGGCCAACCTTTATAACGTTGACCATTTTTAAGATTATAAATATGATGTTAAAGGTAATCCTGGATGAGCGTTCATTTTTAAGTCCCCGAAAATACCTTTTTGATAAAGAACATCTCCTGCTGCCGCAATCATCGCTGCATTGTCCGTACATAAAGAAAGTGGAGGGATCATAAGTTCAATCCCTTGTTTATCTATTAATGCATTTTCCAACGCTGATCTTAACCCCTTATTTGCAGCGACTCCACCAGCTAATAGGACTTGTTTTACTTTATATTCTTCTGCTGCCCGCAGTGTTTTCGTGACCAATACATCGACTACACTAGCTTGAAAGCTCGCTGCTAAATTTTTCGGATCAATTGTTTCACCACGCTGTGAGGCATTATGAAGCGTATTAATAACCGCTGATTTTAACCCACTGAAGCTAAAATTATATGATCTTTCTTCGAGCCATGCTCTTGGTAAATCAATACTCGCCATTCCTTCATGAGCTAATCGGTCAATATGAGGACCACCGGGATATGGGAGATTTAATGTTCTAGCCACTTTATCATAGGCCTCACCTGCAGCATCGTCCAACGTTTCCCCAATGACTTCAAAGGAACCATGCTCTTTCATATAAACAAGTTCAGTATGTCCTCCTGAAACGACTAGAGCTATTAAAGGAAAGGATAGCTCATGAACAAGCTGGTTTGCATATATATGACCAGCGATATGATGGACACCGATAATAGGCAAGTTGTGGGCAAAGGCCAATGCTTTCGCAGCATTAATCCCAATTAACAATGCTCCTACTAAACCAGGTCCTTCTGTCACAGCTATTGCCGTAAGATCTTGAAATGTCATATTTGCTTTTTGCAATGCTTCTTCTACAACTACAGTAATTTGTTCTACATGATGACGTGATGCAATTTCTGGTACAACACCACCAAAGCGTTTATGACTGTCAATTTGCGAAGCGACTATGTTCGATAGAATGGTGCGACCATTTTTAATAACCGCAGCAGCCGTTTCGTCACAGCTAGTTTCAATCCCTAATATATACCGATCTTTAGAACTCATCATAATTTCACCCACATTAACAAAGCATCTTCTTGATTATCTGTATAGTAATTTTTCCGAAGGCCAATGACTTCAAATCCTAACTTTTTATAAAGATTTTGTGCAATATAATTCGATACGCGAACTTCTAATGTCAATTGAGCAGCTCCTAGCTCTTTTGCATAGTCCTTTACATATATCAAAAGCTTTTCTCCTAGCTTTTGGCCGCGATAATCCGGTAAAATGGCGATATTCGTAATTTGAGCGTCATCCATCACAACCCATAAACCACAATATCCAGCTATGTTGTCTTTATATTCGATAACAAAATAAGTAGCAAATTTGTTTTGAGTAAGTTCTTGGAAAAAAGAATGCTTTGGCCAAGGCTTCCGAAATGACTGTAGTTCAATTTTGTAGACATCATCAATGTCGTCAATCGTCATTTTCCGAATCCTTAGCTGTTCGTTATTCATTGTGACGTTTTCTGTTGTTCTAACCATTTTGCCTCAGCCTCAGCCAATCGTAAATAATTTGGTACAAATGGATGAACCTCTACATGATCCCTAAAAATGCCTAGATGTGCTAATTTTGCGGGATATGGATTATGCATCGACTTATCGCCAATTACCGCAAACTCACCCAATACTTGTTGAATCGCCTCAACATGCAACGAAACATCATTTCCTAAAAACAAAATAGGTCTTTCCAGTTTTTTTAGTTGTTCGAGCCAATCATGTAAAAGAACGTTTTGATCGTTCATAACTACTTTCATATTTTGATGATATTCATATAAACCTGTATACACTTGACCTCTTCGTGCATCAAAAATCGGACAAATGTACCCATTGAAAAATCGTCCGTTTGCTGCTAATAATTCTAAGCTTGAAACACCAATTAACGGAATATCTAAGGCGAAGGCCATTGTTTTGGCGATTGTTACTCCAATTCGAACACCGGTGTAAGAACCAGGGCCTTGTGCAACAACAATTTTACTTAACTGATCTGCCGTAATGTCACAGTCTCTCATTAATTGTTCAATCGCTGGCATTGCTCGTACAGAGTGGTTTTTCTTTAAATTCGTTATATATTCCCCAATCACTTTTGAATCATCAACCAACGCTACTCCTAATACATAAGTTGATGTATCAATGGCTAATACTGTCATCATTCCATAACTCCTTACATATCTCTCGAAAACGCTTGCCATAAGGCGTAAATATAATATTTCGCTTTTTACTTTCTATATAATTGATCGCTATATCTAGTCTATTGCTAGGAAGCTGTTCTTCAATCAAATGAGCCCATTCTACAACAGTGACACCGTCGCTTTCGAAATACTCTTCAAATCCTAAATCTTCTCCTCCATCCTCAATACGGTATACATCCATGTGATAGAAAGGTAATCGACCTTCAGTATATTCTTTGATGATTGTAAAAGTTGGGCTATTGACAGTTTTCTTAATTCCGAGTCCTTTAGCAAGGGCTTTCGTGAAAGTCGTTTTACCCGCACCAAGATCACCCTCTAAAGTAAGAACATCACCAGGTTTTAGCAAATTCGCTAATTTAGTCGCCAATTGAGCAGTTTCTTCAGGGCTATTCGAAAAATAAGCATATCTTTCCATTTAATCACCTTTTTTAAAATGATTATACCCATTTTTGTTTAACACTTCATGTCGTCCATCTCTCTCTATAATCACAAAATCAGATTGGGGAGGGTGCACTTCACCAATTTCCGTAATCGGAACCCCTTCCTTTTCGCATTTCTTTTTTAATTCTTTAAAATGAATGGGGGAAATGGTTCCAACTAGTTCATAATCTTCTCCACCAGTAAGAGCCCAGTTATATATAACATCATCTGAAAAGTTTTTTATGGACTGACTAAGAGGAATGAATTTTTTATGGATTACAATTGTCATTCCACTAGCTTCAGCAATTTCATTCAGCTCACTGGCCAGTCCATCACTAACATCATTTAAACTCGCTCGTCCCAGCTGCGAGACGATTCGGCCTACGTTTACTCTAGGTGATGGTCTCTGATGACGTGAGATTAAAAATTTATAGTCATGATGCGGGAAATCTGAACATTTATGCAGTAATAAATGTAGACCTGCTGCAGAATCGCCTAATGTCCCCGTTACAAAAACAATATCACCCGGTTTTGCTTGACTACGTAAAACCGCTTTTCCTTTTTCCACTTCACCAATAACTGTAACAGAAATGACTAAATCATTTTTTGTTGAGACCGTGTCTCCTCCGATTAAATCCATCTTATATCGTTGAGCAATAGCGTCCATTCCTTCATAGATGGTTAAAATTTCTGTTTCGTTCCAGCTTGTGG encodes:
- a CDS encoding N6-L-threonylcarbamoyladenine synthase (product_source=KO:K01409; cath_funfam=3.30.420.40; cog=COG0533; ko=KO:K01409; pfam=PF00814; superfamily=53067; tigrfam=TIGR03723); this translates as MSSKDRYILGIETSCDETAAAVIKNGRTILSNIVASQIDSHKRFGGVVPEIASRHHVEQITVVVEEALQKANMTFQDLTAIAVTEGPGLVGALLIGINAAKALAFAHNLPIIGVHHIAGHIYANQLVHELSFPLIALVVSGGHTELVYMKEHGSFEVIGETLDDAAGEAYDKVARTLNLPYPGGPHIDRLAHEGMASIDLPRAWLEERSYNFSFSGLKSAVINTLHNASQRGETIDPKNLAASFQASVVDVLVTKTLRAAEEYKVKQVLLAGGVAANKGLRSALENALIDKQGIELMIPPLSLCTDNAAMIAAAGDVLYQKGIFGDLKMNAHPGLPLTSYL
- a CDS encoding ribosomal-protein-alanine N-acetyltransferase (product_source=KO:K03789; cath_funfam=3.40.630.30; cog=COG0456; ko=KO:K03789; pfam=PF00583; superfamily=55729; tigrfam=TIGR01575), whose amino-acid sequence is MVRTTENVTMNNEQLRIRKMTIDDIDDVYKIELQSFRKPWPKHSFFQELTQNKFATYFVIEYKDNIAGYCGLWVVMDDAQITNIAILPDYRGQKLGEKLLIYVKDYAKELGAAQLTLEVRVSNYIAQNLYKKLGFEVIGLRKNYYTDNQEDALLMWVKL
- a CDS encoding tRNA threonylcarbamoyladenosine biosynthesis protein TsaB (product_source=KO:K14742; cath_funfam=1.10.8.130,3.30.420.40; cog=COG1214; ko=KO:K14742; pfam=PF00814; superfamily=53067; tigrfam=TIGR03725), with the protein product MMTVLAIDTSTYVLGVALVDDSKVIGEYITNLKKNHSVRAMPAIEQLMRDCDITADQLSKIVVAQGPGSYTGVRIGVTIAKTMAFALDIPLIGVSSLELLAANGRFFNGYICPIFDARRGQVYTGLYEYHQNMKVVMNDQNVLLHDWLEQLKKLERPILFLGNDVSLHVEAIQQVLGEFAVIGDKSMHNPYPAKLAHLGIFRDHVEVHPFVPNYLRLAEAEAKWLEQQKTSQ
- a CDS encoding tRNA threonylcarbamoyladenosine biosynthesis protein TsaE (product_source=KO:K06925; cath_funfam=3.40.50.300; cog=COG0802; ko=KO:K06925; pfam=PF02367; smart=SM00382; superfamily=52540; tigrfam=TIGR00150) produces the protein MERYAYFSNSPEETAQLATKLANLLKPGDVLTLEGDLGAGKTTFTKALAKGLGIKKTVNSPTFTIIKEYTEGRLPFYHMDVYRIEDGGEDLGFEEYFESDGVTVVEWAHLIEEQLPSNRLDIAINYIESKKRNIIFTPYGKRFREICKELWNDDSISH
- a CDS encoding thiamine-monophosphate kinase (product_source=KO:K00946; cath_funfam=3.30.1330.10,3.90.650.10; cog=COG0611; ko=KO:K00946; pfam=PF00586,PF02769; superfamily=55326,56042; tigrfam=TIGR01379) codes for the protein MSIKDEFQFIQKISPKELFHTNLRVGIGDDAAVLQTEENYEQVVCMDTMIEGIHFTKQTMRPFDIGYKSLAINISDMAAMGAIPKFYLVSIAIPTSWNETEILTIYEGMDAIAQRYKMDLIGGDTVSTKNDLVISVTVIGEVEKGKAVLRSQAKPGDIVFVTGTLGDSAAGLHLLLHKCSDFPHHDYKFLISRHQRPSPRVNVGRIVSQLGRASLNDVSDGLASELNEIAEASGMTIVIHKKFIPLSQSIKNFSDDVIYNWALTGGEDYELVGTISPIHFKELKKKCEKEGVPITEIGEVHPPQSDFVIIERDGRHEVLNKNGYNHFKKGD